The Arachis hypogaea cultivar Tifrunner chromosome 14, arahy.Tifrunner.gnm2.J5K5, whole genome shotgun sequence genome has a segment encoding these proteins:
- the LOC112741128 gene encoding aspartyl protease family protein At5g10770, producing MGNFHFFLLCILALNFVLDSVHKSVAFQSDDTTTTQISNHFNVVEVSSLLPTSTCNPSSKQVSSEEEESLELVHNYGPCSPKNHGKANAPSMLEILERDQKRASLMVSRQSYGKNQVQLKWQDGTYAINVGIGTPKRMFTFNIDTGSDLLWIQCLPCKLGKPNHDCYQPKRPLFDPSKSSTYTKITCPSHTCSLTNTTLGYTQCISSSCTYLGAYLDGSLIFGYMAKETLFVGSKTFKGIMFGCNEVTFNATLDKTDGIIGLGQGFLSFVEQTSNTYNKVFSYCLPSKPNRVGFLRFGKTKQVSKSLKFTKLGRDNAIELTGIKVGSTTIPITVKKDTAFIDSGTVITRLPSKDYIKLREAYRKAMTGYRFVGAISVADTCYNIDGHKKLKLPKMSFLFEDGLVLNIPPSGVVIPYNSTVVCFPFAATPETPGGEDFVLLGNYQQKTLEVVYDVAGGKLGFGHGGCK from the exons ACTTCCATTTCTTTCTGCTTTGCATTCTTGCCTTAAATTTTGTTCTTGATTCTGTACACAAGAGTGTTGCCTTTCAAAGTGATGATACAACAACTACACAAATCAGCAACCATTTCAATGTTGTTGAAGTCAGCTCTTTGCTGCCAACCTCTACATGCAACCCTTCTTCTAAACAAG TGTCATCGGAAGAAGAGGAGTCTCTGGAACTAGTCCACAACTATGGACCCTGCTCCCCAAAGAACCATGGAAAAGCAAATGCTCCATCCATGCTTgaaatccttgaaagagaccaaAAAAGAGCGAGCTTGATGGTGTCGAGGCAGAGCTATGGAAAGAACCAGGTTCAACTCAAATGGCAAGATGGTACATATGCTATAAATGTGGGGATAGGAACACCTAAAAGGATGTTCACATTCAACATTGACACCGGTAGTGATCTCTTATGGATTCAATGTCTACCCTGCAAGCTGGGAAAGCCAAATCATGATTGTTACCAGCCAAAACGTCCACTTTTTGATCCATCAAAATCTTCAACCTACACCAAAATTACTTGTCCCTCACACACATGCAGTTTGACCAATACTACTTTAG GGTACACACAATGCATTTCCTCATCATGCACGTATCTGGGAGCTTACTTAGACGGATCTTTGATCTTCGGATACATGGCTAAAGAAACATTATTTGTTGGCTCCAAAACCTTCAAGGGGATCATGTTTGGGTGCAACGAAGTCACCTTTAATGCCACCCTTGACAAGACTGATGGCATAATTGGGCTTGGCCAAGGATTCTTATCCTTTGTAGAACAAACTTCCAATACATATAACAAAGTGTTTTCATATTGTCTCCCCTCAAAACCAAACCGTGTTGGTTTTCTCAGATTTGGTAAGACTAAACAAGTTTCGAAATCCTTAAAGTTCACAAAGCTAGGAAGAGATAATGCCATTGAACTCACTGGGATAAAAGTTGGTAGCACCACTATTCCCATAACTGTTAAGAAGGATACTGCATTCATTGATTCTGGTACTGTCATTACAAGGTTACCTTCCAAGGATTACATTAAGTTGCGAGAAGCATATCGAAAAGCCATGACCGGTTATAGATTTGTGGGAGCAATTTCTGTTGCCGATACATGTTACAACATTGACGGTCACAAGAAGCTTAAACTTCCAAAAATGAGCTTCTTGTTTGAAGATGGACTTGTTTTGAATATACCACCCAGTGGAGTAGTTATACCTTACAACTCCACTGTTGTTTGTTTCCCATTTGCAGCAACTCCAGAAACTCCCGGAGGCGAAGATTTTGTACTTCTTGGAAACTACCAGCAGAAAACACTAGAGGTAGTGTATGATGTTGCAGGAGGAAAACTTGGGTTTGGCCATGGTGGTTGCAAATAG
- the LOC112741129 gene encoding BI1-like protein codes for MFQTGQGYANLATSEPISKKPHQYDVESGETLFPGLSPGENQLRWGFIRKVYGILSFQIVLTTLVSLLTVLYSPLNDLLRGNSLLLLIVVFLPFIFLIPLLRYQQKHPHNYILLGLFTVSISLTVGISCANTEGKIVLEALILTSAVVSSLTGYTFWASKKGKDFSFLGPFLFTSLFTLFLVGMMQMFFPFGPAAHAIYGGIGAMIFSGYIIYDTDNLIKRFTYDEYIGASVTLYLDILNLFLAILNMLREANN; via the exons ATGTTTCAAACGGGGCAGGGGTACGCCAATTTGGCGACGAGCGAGCCCATTAGCAAGAAGCCGCATCAATACGACGTCGAATCGGGCGAGACGCTGTTCCCCGGACTCAGCCCCGGCGAGAACCAGCTCCGATGGGGATTCATACGGAAAGTCTACGGGATCCTCTCCTTCCAGATCGTTCTCACAACCCTCGTCTCCCTCCTCACCGTCTTATATTCCCCGCTCAACGATCTTCTCAGAGGGAATTCCCTTCTCCTCCTCATCGTCGTTTTTCTTCCCTTCATAT TTTTGATCCCATTACTCAGGTATCAGCAGAAGCATCCCCACAACTACATCTTATTGGGGCTTTTCACCGTCTCGATTAGCTTGACCGTTGGCATTTCCTGTGCCAACACAGAAG GAAAAATTGTGCTTGAGGCTTTGATTTTGACCTCTGCTGTGGTTTCCTCACTCACTGGCTATACCTTCTGGGCTTCCAAGAAGGGCAAGGATTTTAGCTTCCTTGGCCCATTTTTATTCACTAGTCTCTTTACCCTGTTTCTCGTTGGCATGATGcag ATGTTCTTCCCATTTGGACCAGCAGCTCATGCTATTTATGGTGGAATTGGTGCTATGATTTTCTCTGGTTACATTATATACGACACTGACAACCTGATCAAACGCTTCACTTATGATGAGTACATTGGGGCTTCAGTCACTCTCTATCTCGACATTCTGAACTTGTTCCTTGCCATCTTAAATATGCTGAGGGAGGCAAACAATTAG